In one window of Frigoriglobus tundricola DNA:
- a CDS encoding TIGR02996 domain-containing protein, producing MSDEPALLGAIVAHPDEDAPRLAYADWLDEFHPAPVAGMNPRAELIRTQIELARRCDYDTSTSTTALRDRAERLLHEHSREWTADFRAAVPHPELQPEFRRGFPEHVRIPARWFLDCGEAIRRTLPVLASVSLYRLNGWGQRIAQLPHLRGLRELRVPCWIHESDAVALANSQHLGGLERLTLWTGNWFGSSTYRALGASTAWPRLARVELVWVGINYRGEYANEAAGRPLAVGVNPRDRTFPFAANFDHTFFVGRLPDGRQTFAAYPWCGVTSIPALLFDAAGTPLEQREVPIPAADVLRERGRREAYEAFSARMDATYRRYGELVRTHLSAEPADIRVREFAIDQDGAFRCGVGLMCTHAEDTVYDQDDPDENPDEAPNGEVFGAGGVVEPWLGDHGMFTFTPGDGADTWIMNGRGRIAST from the coding sequence GTGTCCGATGAGCCCGCACTTCTGGGGGCAATTGTGGCGCACCCAGATGAGGATGCGCCACGACTCGCCTATGCCGACTGGCTCGACGAGTTCCACCCCGCGCCGGTCGCGGGAATGAACCCGCGGGCCGAACTGATTCGCACGCAGATCGAACTCGCGCGGCGCTGCGATTACGACACGAGCACGTCCACGACCGCGCTCCGCGACCGCGCCGAACGACTCCTCCACGAGCACTCGCGCGAATGGACCGCCGATTTCCGGGCGGCGGTCCCTCACCCCGAACTCCAGCCGGAGTTCCGGCGCGGGTTTCCGGAACACGTTCGTATACCGGCCCGCTGGTTCCTGGACTGCGGCGAAGCGATCCGCCGCACACTCCCGGTGCTCGCGTCCGTTTCGCTCTACCGACTCAACGGCTGGGGCCAACGGATTGCACAATTGCCGCACTTACGCGGCTTGCGCGAACTCCGGGTGCCGTGCTGGATCCATGAGTCCGACGCTGTTGCGCTGGCCAACTCGCAGCACCTCGGTGGCCTCGAACGGCTTACGCTCTGGACCGGCAACTGGTTCGGCTCCAGCACGTATCGTGCTCTCGGCGCATCAACGGCGTGGCCGCGGTTGGCGCGGGTGGAATTGGTGTGGGTCGGAATCAATTATCGGGGCGAGTACGCGAACGAGGCTGCGGGCCGCCCGCTCGCGGTCGGGGTGAACCCACGCGACCGAACGTTCCCGTTCGCCGCGAACTTCGACCATACTTTCTTCGTCGGCCGGTTGCCGGACGGGCGACAGACGTTCGCGGCGTACCCGTGGTGCGGCGTGACCTCGATTCCCGCGCTCTTGTTCGATGCGGCCGGAACGCCCCTGGAACAGCGCGAAGTGCCGATCCCGGCCGCCGACGTGTTGCGCGAACGCGGGCGCAGAGAAGCTTATGAGGCGTTTTCCGCACGGATGGACGCTACATACCGACGTTACGGTGAACTGGTTCGCACGCACCTCAGCGCCGAACCGGCGGACATCCGGGTGCGGGAGTTCGCGATCGATCAGGACGGCGCCTTTCGCTGCGGCGTCGGACTCATGTGTACGCATGCGGAAGACACGGTGTACGACCAAGACGATCCGGACGAGAACCCCGACGAAGCGCCGAACGGCGAGGTGTTCGGCGCGGGGGGCGTGGTCGAACCGTGGCTCGGCGATCATGGGATGTTCACCTTCACGCCGGGTGACGGCGCCGACACATGGATCATGAACGGGCGCGGCCGCATCGCATCGACCTGA
- a CDS encoding response regulator transcription factor, with the protein MPRILIADDNPSNADLLDAHLDGQGFDTKLVYNGEDALAAAREWQPDLILLDVMMPKLSGFEVCRRLRADAATKAVSVLMVTALDQATDVETAVDAGTDDFITKPINKTELLLRVRAMLGSRNEATDVDRALAYIGRVQQGL; encoded by the coding sequence ATGCCGCGCATTCTGATCGCCGACGACAACCCCTCGAACGCCGACCTGCTCGACGCCCACCTCGACGGTCAGGGCTTCGATACGAAGCTCGTGTACAACGGCGAGGACGCGCTGGCCGCGGCCCGCGAGTGGCAGCCGGACCTCATTCTGCTCGACGTGATGATGCCCAAACTGAGCGGGTTCGAGGTGTGCCGCCGGCTGCGGGCCGACGCGGCGACAAAGGCCGTGTCCGTTCTGATGGTCACGGCGCTCGACCAGGCCACCGACGTGGAAACCGCGGTGGACGCCGGCACCGACGACTTCATCACGAAGCCGATCAACAAAACCGAACTGCTGCTCCGCGTGCGGGCCATGCTCGGCAGCCGCAACGAAGCGACCGACGTGGACCGCGCGCTGGCGTACATCGGGCGCGTGCAACAAGGGCTGTGA